The nucleotide sequence taataataataataataataataataataataataataataataataataataataataataataataataataataataataataataataataataataataataatagataatagataaaactaccttaaagctttcctaaaaagaaatggcagagaccgggctcgaacccaagacctctaaaATACCCACAAACACCTTAACCAGTCCCTCTGTTCCTGCTTTTCTAAACGATATCACgttttaatttatttaacccatatTACTCATTAGTAACTGTTTCAGCCCAACCTTAATTTAGTTGGGTCTTCGGCCCAACTTCACTTAATCAGCCCAATCAGTTcacgagtgaaatgtcccgttcatatctattataaacgttccatattaattgatttcgttgcgagattttgacctctatatgagacgtttttcaaatactgcattcgattttaaaacaaaccataacctttgttttatcgataaaggtttaaaaatattacgaagattatcaaataatgataatctaaaatatagcgttttcacacgattattacataatggtttacaataatattacacatcaatttaagtcttcgaatgcagtttttaaacaatattatacaagcatgctgactcctactcttgtccataaattagcatgcaacagcggaagttcttaataatcacctgagaataaacatgctttaaacatcaataaaaatattggtgagttataggtttaatctatatatttatcaaatcataataatagaccacaagatttttatttccatttttcaataacatgcaatctgcataaaaatcattcatatggtgaacacctggtaaccggcatatacaagatgcatatagaatatccccatcattccgggacacccatcggacatgataaactcgaagtactaaagcattccaaattccagaatgggggttgtttttttttttttttttgaaaagcagaacattttatttcatatataaacatatatggtaCACAAATAGTAGCAGACGCCCATTGTGGGCATGAATACAACTCACATAGTGTTCATTCATAATTTTTACAAGATATTAAGATGCTAAGCTAGCAACCTAACATTTCGCTCGAACTTAGTTATGAAAGAAAAACTTGCGGGTTATGTAACCAATTATGCCAGTCGATTATCTTCTTCTTGCACCTCTTCGCAATCTAATCAAAGCTTTTAACTTGGATCTCATTCAGAGCTATCGGAGCAGTCCAACTCTTGTTTGAAAAAACTTTTTGGTTTCGGTTTTTCCAAATTAGGTAATTACACGTCCAAAGTAATGCCTGCCAAATGTATTTTCCTAAATCCGAGCTAGCTTGCCCCGTATCAATGAAGAGGTCTTCGAAATTTGTGAAAGGTACCCAACTTCGACCCCACCATTCGAAGATCTTATGCCATACATCATGAGAGTGTTTGCACGACATAAGGGAATGGTCGACCGATTCTATTGCATCATCACATAGAGGACAGCGCACCGAATTGAGGTCAACACCTCTCTTATCCAATTCCGTCATGACCGTGAGGCGTTTTCTCCTCGCTCTCCATACAAAGACCTCGATCTTTTCCAGAACCAAATAGTTGCGAAGTGTCTCCACGTTTCCCTGCCCCGGACTCAAAAGTTTCGTGTTGATTTGACTTGTTAGTGAACCTGTCGTGAATGCCCCGTTGCTGCACAAAGACCACCTCCAACCGTCGGCTTTTTGAGGCTGTAACCTGACCGAATCCATAAGCTTGTTTAACTTTTCCAATTCCCCACTTGCTCTACGACTAGGATTCCTCACGCACGCCCAATCACCAACCCATTTTGCACCCTCCATTCGCACCCTATCTTTAACCGACACCTGCAAATTATTATCTAGTCTCGCCAACCGTTTGAACTTGGATTTCAGCACCTCATTACCGATCCATAGGTCGTTCCAAAAATATGTCGATGCACCATCACCAATTTCTTTGATGAAGTAA is from Rutidosis leptorrhynchoides isolate AG116_Rl617_1_P2 chromosome 10, CSIRO_AGI_Rlap_v1, whole genome shotgun sequence and encodes:
- the LOC139870634 gene encoding uncharacterized protein, whose translation is MGREKHGFDRQVVVEVQYRNYLIVGQGGEIEELGVPFKSYFIKEIGDGASTYFWNDLWIGNEVLKSKFKRLARLDNNLQVSVKDRVRMEGAKWVGDWACVRNPSRRASGELEKLNKLMDSVRLQPQKADGWRWSLCSNGAFTTGSLTSQINTKLLSPGQGNVETLRNYLVLEKIEVFVWRARRKRLTVMTELDKRGVDLNSVRCPLCDDAIESVDHSLMSCKHSHDVWHKIFEWWGRSWVPFTNFEDLFIDTGQASSDLGKYIWQALLWTCNYLIWKNRNQKVFSNKSWTAPIALNEIQVKSFD